A stretch of Scheffersomyces stipitis CBS 6054 chromosome 2, complete sequence DNA encodes these proteins:
- a CDS encoding predicted protein: MARNRQSNPSSEGMPASTPASEVARQPNSLEQPPKKTTSASASNTPMVEKLAKHMFTIPATSSRFGKRSDAEKELLSKFDKEVLSSEAAMKTLSYLRNETQEKYLYQIRRYIRHCANKGLDNFFVTKALAKELIQAEISRRGQISENTIKSIRSPLNKLYHMNRIVYPLDQPFELLSDDLIEELIQSYNQEKEKASSSTVETNEEQKSLEVKKDKIVKIGETTKKKTSENEVKLISKFSNEITNSDKTRHILNSLTAKTFKAYSTDIRRFIRYCASQGLNNFLLNNDILRSYLINEVQNKNSGYALARLKNLRSSLLKLNQLNAIAYNDTYHESDLVDVMNEFLAEVEKNEPGGENESATLSPLKRKRNNSDPSPESDHDPVSKGLINTPQSKLEGKLLAKLNILFEDTTLLNGLTEASKRLYCSEIARYVRFCAKISLDSFHVRGEILKRFFIEDIIPNNPNITVKKMREILSRLNRLHQINGEHDVNHPREIPNISVLKEFLESYESNKSVIENDSTRGKSQKRNNDAIIRKSDVLHQIVEVSSTEGEIGQRKSSARETFRKGPKLADIIDGTIENARPRVAPKFHINRAITTIIEIIEEWQLIEERVRKWGLDWIQDSGDHELYASRKVVSDFLNDLVAESGATSSQAGSTIYDSGRFEIGLVIDDYISRQKLSLHDFISKIQNYPTHSKREFVRILSQR, from the coding sequence ATGGCCAGAAACAGGCAGAGCAATCCCAGCTCCGAAGGCATGCCAGCTTCTACCCCGGCGTCCGAGGTTGCTAGACAACCCAACTCACTAGAACAGCCGCCTAAGAAAACTACTTCGGCCTCCGCTTCAAATACCCCAATGGTTGAAAAGTTGGCAAAACATATGTTCACGATTCCGGCTACTCTGTCGAGATTTGGCAAGCGATCTGATGCAGAAAAAGAGCTTCTTTCTAAATTTGACAAGGAGGTGTTGTCCTCTGAAGCCGCAATGAAGACCCTAAGCTACCTAAGAAATGAAACCCAGGAAAAGTACCTTTACCAGATTAGAAGATATATACGCCATTGCGCTAATAAGGGGTTGGATAACTTCTTTGTAACCAAGGCATTGGCCAAAGAATTGATCCAAGCAGAAATCAGTCGCCGTGGTCAAATCAGTGAAAATACCATCAAAAGTATAAGATCGCCTTTGAACAAACTCTATCATATGAACAGAATAGTCTATCCTTTGGATCAGCCATTTGAGCTCTTAAGTGATGACTTAATTGAGGAATTGATTCAGAGTTACAACcaggagaaggagaaagCTTCCCTGTCCACAGTAGAAACCAATGAAGAGCAAAAAAGTTTGGAAGTcaaaaaagacaagattGTTAAGATAGGCGAAactacaaagaagaaaacgtcagaaaatgaagttaAATTGATACTGAAGTTTAGCAACGAAATAACAAATTCAGATAAAACCCGTCACATATTGAACAGTTTGACTGCAAAAACCTTCAAGGCTTATTCCACAGACATAAGACGCTTCATCAGATATTGTGCTAGTCAAGGGTTGAACAACTTTCTTTTAAATAATGACATATTAAGATCCTACCTCATTAATGAGGTCCAAAATAAAAACTCAGGATATGCCTTAGCAAGGTTGAAAAATCTTAGAAGCAGCTTGCTTAAATTAAATCAACTCAATGCCATTGCTTACAATGATACCTATCATGAAAgtgatcttgttgatgtcATGAATGAATTTTTGGCagaagttgagaagaaTGAACCAGGTGGAGAAAATGAGTCAGCTACACTCTCGCCAttaaaaagaaagagaaataaCTCTGATCCAAGTCCAGAATCAGATCATGATCCAGTTTCAAAAGGATTGATTAATACCCCTCAAAGCAAGTTGGAAGGTAAGCTATTGGCAAAATTGAACATATTGTTTGAAGATACAACTTTGCTAAACGGTCTTACAGAGGCTAGCAAGAGGTTGTACTGTTCCGAAATAGCTAGATATGTTCGATTCTGTGCAAAAATATCACTTGATAGTTTCCATGTTCGAGGGGAAATACTAAAAAGATTTtttattgaagatatcattCCTAATAATCCTAACATTACAGTAAAGAAAATGAGAGAAATATTGAGCCGGTTGAACCGGTTGCATCAGATTAATGGTGAGCATGATGTTAACCATCCTCGAGAGATTCCAAATATCTCTGTTCTTAAAGAATTTTTGGAAAGTTATGAATCTAACAAAAGTGTTATTGAGAATGATTCTACACGAGGAAAATCACAAAAACGCAATAATGATGCAATCATTCGTAAGCTGGATGTTTTGCATCAAATAGTTGAAGTTTCTAGTACCGAAGGTGAAATTGGTCAAAGGAAGTCTTCTGCACGAGAGACTTTCAGAAAAGGACCAAAATTGGCAGACATTATAGATGGTACTATTGAAAATGCCAGACCCAGGGTTGCACCCAAATTCCATATTAACCGAGCGATCACGACTATAATTGaaataattgaagaatggcaattaatagaagaaagagttCGTAAATGGGGATTAGACTGGATCCAAGACAGTGGTGATCATGAATTATATGCAAGTAGAAAAGTTGTGAGTGACTTTTTGAATGACTTAGTGGCTGAAAGTGGGGCTACTTCTTCACAAGCTGGATCCACCATTTATGACAGTGGGAGATTTGAGATCGGGCTAGTGATCGATGATTACATTAGCCGCCAGAAATTGAGTTTACACGATTTCATCAGTAAGATCCAAAACTATCCTACGCATTCGAAACGCGAATTTGTCCGCATCCTAAGCCAAAGGTGA